CTATAAAGATTCAAGATGAGCTGAATACAGTGGATGCTCCCAAGAAAAATACGAGGCAGAAGATGAATATTCCAAAGATGCCGAAGAGGAAGTTTATGCTGCAAGAACAATTCTGAAAAAGAAGCAGCAAGAATAGGAAATCATTAAGAAAGACGAAGAAATGCAAAAAGCGGCAAACatagaaaaacagaaagatgAATAAAGCGACAAAAGGACTCAGCAGATGCTTCAACAGAATCAACAATTAATCACAACCGCAATgcagcaaataattgcagCAATTTCTGCAGCCACCACACCCACTGTGACGGTAAATGCAGCACAAGAAGTCGCACAAGCAACGCGACTCCCACAAAGACAAATTCGCCACTTTAGAGGCGATATCTTGGAATGGACATCATTTTGGGAGTCTTTCAATGCAGCAATCCATTCCTCCAGCCTCACGACAGTACGAAAATTCGATTATTTAAAAGAGTACCTTAAAGGAGAAGCCCGTctttttgttgaaaatttaGAGCTCACCGACGCAAACTATCAAATCGCCATAGACAAGCTGAAGAAAACGTACGGGAAAAAGGAGGTGCTAATCAACGCCCATTTTAAAAGCTGGTTCTCTACAGCCGGTGAAAGATGCGAAGGATGTCGCAGCTCTGCGAAACCTTCAACTAAAAATCTAGTCCCACATTAGCGCACTGGAGACTCtcgtaaaaaggaaaacaacttACGGAAGTCTCCTGGGGACCAATTTAATCAAACTGGTCCCATACAAACTTCAAGAAAAGTGGGTGGAAGTCGAGGCCAACGATCCAACAGACATCGACTGTGTGCTTAAGTTCATCCGTGAACAAACAGAAGCGGCAGAGATATTCAGCAGATTGAAAGTGGCTGAGAAGCCGAAACAAGCTCCAAATAAtcttcaacaaaaacaaacaccgCCTCCAGCTACAGCCTCGCAATTGGCAACGGGAGTCAGAATAAATTTGACTAACCCGGTAAAGCAAAACCAAAAATCAGAAACTAATTTTTCTCCTTCTAACACAGGTGCAAGAGAAGTCACCAGACCTTGTATCTTTTGCACCCAGGGGCATTGGCCATCAAAattccacaaaaatttaaaggaaagaaaaacatttattgCAGAGCTTCAAAGATGTACGAATTGCTTTGAAACGCGTCACGCAAACAAAGATTGCACTTCACCAAGAAATTGTAATCGATGCGGAGGTCGACATCATAAGCACTATGTGAGCGGAAGGACATAAGATTCGCAGACACATCCGGAGCCGGAACATCCAGCTCCACAGTATCAGGAAATGCAACAGCCGTCACCGCAGCATGTACAAGTATTAATTATggtattaaatttttgttggttAATCTGTGGAAAGGGATACACCTTGCAACAAACGTCTTTTTGCAGTGGTCACCACATTCTGCTCATCACAGCCAAAGTACGCATATAGATGTTAATCCAACCAAAAAGTAGCAGACAAGCAAAAATTCGTGCGCAATTTACACCAATGCGCACCAGAGAAAGACAGAAGGAAATGTAAACATCATCTATCAATCGTAACTAAAATTTTCGTTCTTCTATCGGTCGCAGGGGTGcgaattggcgtaaactgcaTGTGCTCGATTTTTGGCTTTTCTACTTGATGATGAGATCTTCTAGCCAGCTTTCTTTCCGAGTATGTTGTGCCTTAGAAACACCATCATGAAtcattcaaatcaaaagttaaTTTTCAATATTGAAATGAAGGAATTCGCTCACGAAGAATCTGAATTCTCCGACAGCGGCTCTCGCGCTGGTGCCGAAACAACTCAGCAGGATGGGGAAGAGGAAGCAGCCACTGACGAAGCTTTCGGTAAAAAATCTATTAGGCAAATGGCAGTCAGATCAGTTTGGAATGACTAATaagttgtttttgattttcaaataagTCGACCAAGTGGCAGCAGCAAATTTACGAAATTCGGGCAACGTGGCAAGATCCAATGGCCGCCTGGGATACCCACCGACGCCTGGGGAGACGACACCACTCAGCTCAACACCTCCGCCGCCAACACGACCACCACGTCTGTACAATTAAAACTGCCAGAAGCGTCATGGATTCGGTGCATGCCAGTGGAGATGACAGTGTCATCAAATGCATCGTTTTCTATCCCTACACGGTACGTTGATATCATTTTTAGTTCCTTTTTGATCTTTCACTTTATATTTCTCCGTTTGGGAAATAGGCACAAAATGCGAATGAGCtctccatgatggaaaacgaAGAGCTGGAAGTTTTTCTGGCCTTTTCCGAAGGCGACGGATGGGTCAAAGCTCGGAATTACAAGGGAAAGGAAGACTACATGCCTGAAAATCATATACCTGGACCTTCCCGCCGACGATGAGCTGCCGTGTGGAGGTGACGAGGACGCCAAACAGAACGTCCATGAGCATCCAGTAATTGTGGAGGAAGTTGAGCCGGAGGAAAGGGCAcgatgaagaggaagaagaattcgTTAGTGCAGAAGCGGGAAGAGTTTACCCGTTGGAGAACCAAATTTCCTTCTCCTCAGTCGACTACACttaccagcagcagagaaatgaggcccgaagaagaagatgagttCCCTGGGCCGGCCGAAAGCGATCCTTTACCTCCACCTCCTCCACCCATTGCTGCCCGAGTTGTGGAATTGTCTCCCGCTTCCATCACTACCTCGGATGATATTTCTACCCTGGATTGATCAATCAATCCAACTCCTCACGTTTAACTTGGAATCTTTCAGTTTGACGAGGTTTTTATTCGGACAGGTGTCTTGAAGGTGTATTACTCCCCGAAATGTAATACACTCTTTGCTGCTGATCCATTTGACACGAAAATCCGTTTACTCCACGCTACTTGGCTATAATGGGCGTTTCAATCCTTTTAATAATTGTCAAGGTAAAGTCGAATCGCTTATTTGTCAGTTAATTTCACCTCACCTTATTATATTTCACAACAGACTATCAGTGCTGTGGTGTCGGTGGTGCCAAATCACTAGCCGTACCACATAACAGTCAAACGAGTGTGTACGTTGCGGATGTGTCCCGCCGGAACTTATTCCGCTCTTTCTTCGTCTCCGGAAGTCaggtttatattttaaattttttttttttttttcattcatttgttttgttttaattcattgcGCATCCAATCTACGAATTGGCCAAATGGcggcaaatagaaaatggctTACTTAGAGGATGTCGGTGTAGTTGTGTACCGatattaaaaattgattttaaataagtAATAGAGCCAACGATTAACTGCAATTTGTATTGTCCCGAAGGAAGGCACGAATGGCGAATATTATCAACTCTCTGCTTTCTGCTGGAGAACCAGACAACTGACAACGGATCTTCGCAAAGAGATTTCAACCCCAGCGATCCCGTAACTCCACAGCAATTGATAGAGAGTAgagcaatttaaaaagaaaaaaaacaaacaagacagTCAGGTTTTTGTTAATCCAGCGTGCAAAGTGCTTAGCGATTTCAGGTAATTTCTTATCACTTGGATCAGGGCAGACGCTTCCACCTGACCCAGCATGTCGTAAACTTTGATccaagaaatcaaaaattcgTCGTATTTTTCAAACAGGGGAACCAATTCTGCATGACACAGTTTGTTTCGGGCGAATTTGGCTTCCCACAGTAAGATGTTTTTGTTAGAGTACTTTGGCCAGCATTGCTTTTCTTCTCCTAACGTGATCAAATCGTCAAGAAATGACTGGGAGTCTTTTACGGAATGGAAGTACTTTAATCCCCCCGGCTGATTGACAAGGAAGGCCCGTAAGACCGGACCCATATATTCAAAGTCCACCTCAAACATTTTGACTTGTATTTTGAGCAAaaactcaaaattttttacggACTTGTTGTCCGGCCTCAGAAGAAATGGCTTCACAAAGTCTGGTTAAGAGAAATTTAAATCCGTCTAGTTTCGTAGTGGCGAATCGGCTCCGGGGAACACTTCTTGATGTATCCGATGGAGCTGATCTGCAGCTACGGTTTGGTTGATTAGCCGACACACAGCTATC
The sequence above is drawn from the Daphnia pulicaria isolate SC F1-1A chromosome 1, SC_F0-13Bv2, whole genome shotgun sequence genome and encodes:
- the LOC124340520 gene encoding protein nervous wreck-like — translated: MAAWDTHRRLGRRHHSAQHLRRQHDHHVCTIKTARSVMDSVHASGDDSVIKCIVFYPYTAQNANELSMMENEELEVFLAFSEGDGWVKARNYKGKEDYMPENHIPGPSRRR